One region of Rhodocaloribacter litoris genomic DNA includes:
- a CDS encoding NUDIX hydrolase gives MQSVAFDEHIARLRARLAGPLPGTAAQLTMAPRHRQDPRLADVRGKRCREAGVLVLLFPLEVPGTGRDTPAVLLTVRRSHLNHHAGQVSFPGGRREPGETLRETALRETHEEVGLPPDAVDVLGPLTPLYIPPSRFCVHPFVGITRHRPALRPHDAEVADVLAVPLAHLLDPATRRRAPRLLHGQAVEVPFFAVNGYEVWGATAMMLAELLALFAPLPDPARAPTSRGGQ, from the coding sequence ATGCAGTCTGTCGCCTTCGACGAACATATCGCCCGATTGCGTGCCCGCCTCGCCGGCCCGCTGCCCGGCACGGCGGCGCAGCTCACGATGGCTCCCCGCCATCGCCAGGATCCCCGGCTGGCCGACGTCCGGGGCAAACGCTGCCGCGAGGCCGGCGTGCTGGTCCTCCTTTTCCCGCTCGAGGTACCCGGCACCGGACGTGACACGCCGGCCGTGTTGCTGACCGTGCGCCGTAGCCACCTCAACCACCACGCCGGCCAGGTCTCCTTCCCCGGGGGGCGCCGCGAACCCGGCGAGACGCTGCGTGAGACCGCCCTCCGCGAAACCCACGAAGAGGTGGGCCTGCCCCCGGACGCCGTCGACGTGCTCGGCCCCCTTACCCCGCTCTACATTCCCCCCTCCCGTTTCTGCGTCCATCCGTTCGTGGGTATCACCCGCCACCGGCCCGCCCTGCGCCCGCACGACGCCGAGGTGGCCGACGTGCTCGCCGTGCCCCTGGCCCACCTGCTCGACCCCGCCACACGCCGGCGGGCCCCCCGGCTCCTGCACGGGCAGGCCGTGGAGGTACCTTTCTTCGCGGTGAACGGCTACGAGGTGTGGGGCGCCACGGCCATGATGCTCGCCGAACTGCTGGCCCTGTTCGCCCCCCTGCCGGATCCCGCCCGGGCCCCTACGAGCCGGGGCGGGCAATGA
- a CDS encoding response regulator transcription factor, with the protein MATPQILFVEDDVELRELVAGRLRETGYEVVTAATGPAALACVEEQVPDLVLLDIMLPELDGLEVCRRLRAAHPLLYIIMLTARSDELDRVVGLEVGADDYVTKPFSLQELVARVRAALRRIRLTEEHTAPMEVQDEEAPLTFDELHIDPVRREVRVDGEPVHLTVREFDLLLFLARHPDRPFTRMQLLDKVWDIQYEGYDRTVDSHVQRLRAKIERDPSNPRFVRTVWGVGYKFQSEQEEE; encoded by the coding sequence ATGGCGACACCGCAGATTCTGTTCGTAGAGGATGACGTCGAGTTGAGGGAACTGGTAGCCGGTCGTTTGCGCGAGACGGGTTACGAGGTCGTCACGGCGGCCACGGGCCCGGCGGCGCTGGCCTGCGTGGAAGAGCAGGTACCGGATCTGGTCCTGCTGGACATCATGCTACCCGAGCTCGACGGGCTGGAGGTCTGCCGCCGTCTGCGGGCGGCGCACCCGCTGCTCTACATCATCATGCTGACGGCCCGGAGTGATGAACTGGACCGGGTGGTCGGGCTTGAGGTGGGGGCGGACGATTACGTGACGAAACCGTTCAGCCTCCAGGAGCTCGTGGCCCGGGTGCGTGCGGCCCTGCGCCGCATCCGCCTGACCGAGGAGCACACGGCCCCGATGGAGGTCCAGGACGAGGAAGCCCCCCTGACCTTCGACGAACTGCACATCGACCCGGTACGTCGTGAGGTGCGGGTCGATGGGGAGCCGGTACACCTGACCGTGCGGGAGTTTGACCTCCTATTGTTCCTGGCACGTCACCCCGATCGCCCCTTTACCCGGATGCAACTGCTCGACAAGGTCTGGGACATCCAGTACGAGGGGTACGACCGCACGGTCGACTCCCATGTGCAGCGGCTGCGGGCCAAGATCGAACGCGACCCGAGCAACCCGCGCTTCGTGCGTACGGTCTGGGGCGTCGGGTACAAGTTTCAGTCGGAGCAGGAAGAAGAATGA
- a CDS encoding M35 family metallo-endopeptidase has product MIIDTLRKAARTIEQGGGRAESRKWFGDDSPAWMNELRRRLNMLASMINTKPIDVSFSNLNRRCSGEFAAAPPPTGGWRDFVGGQNPMTTAQNRNFRIWLNLDWNTAPLYRPFKRPADSKFQTLVHECTHLFLDTDDDAYGVPQCEVTAATNPAVAKKTADCWGYFVEEFRTGG; this is encoded by the coding sequence GTGATCATCGACACGCTGCGAAAGGCGGCCCGGACGATCGAGCAGGGAGGCGGCAGGGCCGAAAGCAGAAAGTGGTTCGGAGACGACAGCCCGGCCTGGATGAACGAACTGCGCCGCCGCCTCAATATGCTCGCCAGCATGATCAATACGAAACCGATCGACGTTTCTTTCTCAAACCTCAACCGGCGCTGTTCCGGGGAATTTGCGGCGGCACCTCCCCCCACCGGTGGCTGGCGCGACTTCGTAGGCGGGCAGAACCCGATGACGACCGCACAGAACCGCAATTTCAGGATCTGGCTCAACCTGGACTGGAACACCGCGCCCCTCTACCGGCCGTTCAAGCGACCCGCCGACAGCAAGTTTCAAACGCTGGTGCACGAGTGCACCCATCTCTTTCTGGACACCGACGACGATGCCTACGGGGTGCCGCAGTGTGAGGTGACCGCGGCAACCAATCCGGCCGTCGCCAAGAAGACGGCCGACTGCTGGGGCTACTTCGTGGAAGAGTTTCGCACCGGGGGGTGA
- a CDS encoding Hsp20/alpha crystallin family protein — protein sequence MTNLTRFSPARDLRLLQREFDRLFDSFLSPARSEDTDAREAALWTPRVDLVETDDAYLIHMDLPGMSKEDLNINFHDGTLTVSGERKFETQEKDRNYVRVERQFGHFYRSFTLPKAVDEGKIGATYKDGVLEIRVPKAEEVKPRRIEVK from the coding sequence ATGACGAACCTGACCCGTTTCTCACCCGCACGAGACCTGCGTCTGTTGCAGCGTGAGTTCGATCGCCTGTTCGACTCCTTCCTGAGCCCGGCCCGCTCCGAAGACACCGACGCCCGGGAAGCGGCCCTCTGGACGCCCCGCGTCGACCTGGTGGAGACGGACGATGCCTACCTGATCCATATGGACCTGCCGGGCATGTCGAAGGAAGACCTGAACATCAACTTCCATGACGGCACGCTGACCGTGAGCGGAGAACGCAAGTTCGAAACGCAGGAGAAAGACCGGAACTACGTGCGTGTCGAACGGCAATTCGGCCACTTCTACCGTTCCTTCACCCTGCCGAAGGCCGTAGACGAAGGCAAAATCGGCGCCACGTACAAGGACGGCGTGCTGGAGATCCGCGTGCCCAAGGCCGAGGAAGTCAAGCCGCGCCGCATCGAGGTGAAGTGA
- a CDS encoding sensor histidine kinase: protein MSRRRQLRRPGRPPPRFGFGRSVFWKVAGVLVGVQVATGLMAVALSAYFAYDRSLDLAENSLRLRLDHLAEEVERRAYPLDDGVRNLPFVLRQDLHYRFPDPIFLLDQEGRPLLAFLPGIDSLARLGGTAPPAVSLPDGLADSLQAGNVMVQMEADESGGTWALTPVFNADGYLAGGLLVYPLTRSIDRELADTRAAFERALRVVSALAGLIALILGAFFTWRLVRPLRHMTRRVERIGAGDYAARLEVRSEDEFGRLAAAINHMAAQVQASIERLRATDRLRRELIANVGHDLRTPLAAMLGYVEEAKRHVETGHRDAARETLETAERQGRYLARLVADLFELSLLDSAVPPLRREPIPLGELIHDAARSHRVAFAREGIAFELVVPEALPVLEGDGVRLLRLLDNLLSNARRHTPPGGTVWLHVTLEDGAVCIEVRDTGSGMAPEVLANIFERYYRGTDARTRGDGTGLGLPIARAIARAHGGDLSATSTPGVGSVFTLRLPLQKAREKERGGLRRHEPNPI from the coding sequence ATGAGCAGGCGGCGGCAACTACGGCGGCCCGGTCGCCCCCCGCCGCGCTTCGGGTTCGGGCGGTCGGTGTTCTGGAAGGTGGCCGGTGTGCTGGTGGGGGTGCAGGTGGCAACCGGCCTGATGGCGGTGGCGCTGAGTGCCTACTTTGCCTACGACCGCAGTCTCGACCTGGCCGAGAACAGCCTGCGCTTGCGGCTCGACCATCTGGCCGAGGAGGTGGAGCGCCGGGCCTATCCGCTGGACGACGGCGTGCGCAATCTGCCGTTCGTGCTCCGGCAGGATCTCCACTACCGTTTCCCCGACCCCATCTTCCTGCTCGATCAGGAGGGCCGGCCGCTGCTGGCATTCCTTCCGGGGATCGACTCGCTGGCCCGCCTCGGCGGCACCGCGCCGCCGGCCGTGTCGCTGCCGGACGGCCTGGCCGACAGCCTGCAGGCCGGCAACGTGATGGTGCAGATGGAGGCGGACGAGTCCGGCGGCACGTGGGCGCTGACCCCGGTGTTCAACGCCGACGGGTATCTGGCGGGCGGGCTGCTCGTGTACCCGCTCACCCGCTCCATCGACCGCGAGCTCGCCGACACGCGGGCGGCCTTCGAACGGGCTCTGCGGGTCGTGTCGGCCCTGGCGGGGCTGATCGCTCTCATTCTGGGGGCCTTCTTCACCTGGCGGCTCGTGCGTCCCCTGCGCCACATGACCCGCCGCGTCGAACGGATCGGGGCGGGAGACTATGCGGCCCGGCTCGAGGTCCGGAGCGAGGATGAGTTTGGCCGGCTGGCGGCGGCCATCAACCACATGGCGGCCCAGGTGCAGGCCAGCATCGAACGCCTGCGGGCTACCGACCGGCTCCGGCGCGAGCTCATCGCCAACGTCGGGCATGACCTGCGCACGCCGCTGGCCGCCATGCTCGGCTACGTCGAGGAGGCGAAGCGTCACGTGGAGACCGGGCACCGGGACGCCGCCCGGGAGACGCTCGAGACGGCCGAGCGCCAGGGCCGCTACCTTGCCCGGCTCGTGGCCGATCTGTTCGAACTGAGTCTGCTCGACAGCGCCGTGCCGCCGTTGCGACGCGAGCCCATTCCCCTGGGCGAGCTCATCCATGATGCCGCCCGCAGTCACCGCGTCGCCTTCGCCCGGGAAGGCATCGCCTTCGAGCTGGTCGTGCCCGAGGCGCTGCCCGTGCTCGAAGGCGACGGAGTGCGCCTGCTCCGCCTGCTGGACAACCTCCTCTCCAACGCCCGTCGGCATACCCCACCCGGCGGCACGGTCTGGCTCCACGTCACCCTGGAGGACGGAGCCGTCTGTATCGAGGTGCGCGATACCGGTAGCGGCATGGCGCCCGAGGTGCTCGCCAACATCTTCGAACGCTATTACCGTGGCACCGACGCCCGCACCCGTGGAGACGGCACCGGGCTGGGCCTGCCCATTGCACGGGCCATCGCGCGCGCCCATGGAGGCGACCTTTCCGCGACCAGCACGCCCGGCGTCGGCAGCGTCTTCACGCTTCGCCTCCCCCTGCAGAAAGCCCGGGAAAAGGAGCGCGGAGGGCTTCGCCGGCACGAACCGAACCCCATCTGA
- a CDS encoding glycerophosphodiester phosphodiesterase: MSLISPVASPAFDVQGHRGARGLMPENTIPAFLKALELGVTTLEMDVVISADSQVVVSHEPWFSGLICSLPSGEPVPLSGERSYRIYAMPYAEVARFDCGSRGHPNFPEQRRMKAAKPLLREVIAAAEAYTQAHGLPPVQYNIETKSTPEGDGHFHPPPDVFTRLLYEVVKEAGIADRTILQSFDVRTLQYARAAGLPLRLALLVEARGDPGLAANLARLGFTPDIYSPDFRLVDEALVEAVHARGMQLIPWTVNDVEAMRRLKALGVDGLITDYPDRARFLLEADR, encoded by the coding sequence ATGTCCTTGATCTCGCCGGTTGCGTCGCCTGCCTTCGATGTACAGGGGCACCGGGGGGCGCGTGGGTTGATGCCGGAGAATACGATCCCGGCCTTTCTCAAGGCCCTCGAGCTGGGCGTGACGACGCTGGAGATGGATGTGGTCATCTCGGCGGATTCGCAGGTGGTCGTCTCGCACGAGCCCTGGTTTTCCGGCCTCATCTGCTCGCTGCCCTCGGGCGAGCCGGTGCCGCTGTCCGGGGAACGCTCCTACCGCATCTATGCGATGCCGTATGCGGAGGTCGCCCGCTTCGATTGCGGCAGCCGCGGCCACCCGAACTTTCCGGAGCAACGGCGGATGAAGGCGGCCAAGCCGTTGCTGCGGGAGGTGATCGCCGCGGCCGAAGCCTACACGCAGGCACATGGTCTGCCGCCGGTACAGTACAACATCGAGACGAAGTCGACGCCGGAGGGCGACGGCCACTTCCATCCGCCGCCGGACGTCTTCACCCGTTTGCTGTACGAGGTGGTGAAGGAGGCCGGCATCGCGGACCGCACCATCCTGCAATCGTTCGACGTGCGGACGCTCCAGTATGCCCGGGCGGCGGGTTTGCCGCTGCGCCTGGCTCTGCTCGTGGAAGCCCGGGGTGATCCGGGGCTGGCGGCCAACCTGGCACGCCTCGGCTTCACACCGGACATTTACAGCCCCGACTTCCGCCTGGTCGACGAGGCCCTGGTCGAGGCCGTCCATGCCCGCGGCATGCAACTCATCCCGTGGACGGTCAACGACGTCGAGGCCATGCGCCGCCTCAAAGCCCTCGGCGTCGACGGCCTCATCACCGACTACCCGGACCGCGCCCGCTTCCTGCTCGAGGCAGACCGGTAG
- a CDS encoding TonB-dependent receptor, with amino-acid sequence MYTRIGGLLCLLLCGVTARAQEASLNGFVKDAATEETLILANVVLAGTPYGAATNNAGYYTLPNLPPGTYTVVASYIGYETYRAEITLAPGEVRRLDIALLPDGVRFSEIEVTAERLDEEEVRRVGAARLKTDVIKQLPAVLEPDVFRSLQLLPGVKAASDYSSGLYIRGGSPDQTLILLDRTTVYNPTHFFGFFSTFNPDAIKDVRLYKGGYPAEYGGRLGSVVDIYNKDGNRRETRGSASLGLLASRALVEGPYRRGSWMLAVRRSTLEPLLAVLREQEVEGIPEAFYFIDVNGKLNFDAGPNDRLSLAFYAGQDALRLPFLDDARIRLLYGNRTASANWTHLFSPRLFSNFTFTASRYFSEPTFDIAGTPIERVNTVHDVSAKGDLEYVPNERHALEGGFWTGLLTFRLRNAFDGEVTLNERTRTLYGAFYLQETYRPSPAWTLQGGLRASYFGEGAYLRLEPRFSIEHRPVETVRLQAGYGRYYQFLTLITSQLFTGFDTWLTTGEGVPPAWGDQFVAGVKTRLSGGVNLDVELYYRNMEALFELDPFLPDPSGLDYADLFQFGDGFAYGAELFLEKPEGRLNGFLGYTYGVTRRRFPNLNGASFFPPKYDRTHELNVVLNFDLTRSWRLTGVFNYATGQAYTEPGAWYQLNSNVFGSQVRNVFVSEFNQARLPAYHRLDVGASKRGRFFGFADYELQLQLLNAYNRRNVWFYFFEVEDDTIEREEVPQIPVPLPNLSFTLRF; translated from the coding sequence ATGTACACGAGGATCGGGGGCTTGCTCTGTTTGTTGCTCTGCGGCGTGACGGCACGGGCGCAGGAGGCTTCCCTGAACGGTTTCGTCAAGGACGCCGCGACCGAGGAGACGTTGATCCTGGCCAACGTCGTGCTGGCGGGCACGCCGTACGGGGCGGCCACCAACAACGCCGGCTACTACACGCTGCCGAACCTGCCGCCCGGCACCTATACGGTCGTGGCGTCCTACATCGGCTACGAGACGTACCGGGCCGAGATCACGCTCGCGCCGGGCGAGGTGCGCCGGCTGGACATCGCGCTGCTGCCGGACGGGGTCCGTTTCTCGGAGATCGAGGTGACGGCCGAGCGCCTCGACGAGGAGGAGGTCCGGCGTGTCGGGGCGGCCCGGCTCAAAACCGACGTCATCAAGCAACTCCCGGCCGTGCTCGAGCCGGACGTCTTCCGCTCGCTCCAGCTCCTGCCCGGGGTCAAGGCGGCCTCGGACTATTCGAGCGGCCTCTACATCCGCGGCGGCAGCCCGGACCAGACGCTCATCCTCCTCGACCGCACTACAGTCTACAACCCCACGCACTTCTTCGGCTTTTTTTCCACCTTCAACCCGGATGCCATCAAGGACGTGCGCCTCTACAAGGGCGGCTACCCGGCCGAGTACGGCGGCCGCCTCGGCTCGGTGGTGGACATCTACAACAAGGACGGCAACCGCCGTGAGACGCGCGGCAGCGCCAGCCTGGGCCTGCTGGCCTCGCGGGCGCTCGTCGAAGGGCCCTACCGGCGGGGCTCGTGGATGCTGGCCGTGCGCCGCTCCACGCTCGAACCCCTGCTGGCCGTCCTCCGCGAGCAGGAGGTCGAGGGGATTCCCGAGGCGTTCTACTTCATCGACGTCAACGGCAAGCTCAACTTCGACGCCGGCCCGAACGACCGGCTCTCGCTGGCCTTCTACGCCGGGCAGGATGCGCTCCGCCTGCCCTTCCTCGATGACGCCCGGATCCGCCTCCTCTATGGCAACCGCACCGCCAGCGCCAACTGGACGCACCTCTTCTCGCCGCGCCTCTTCTCCAACTTCACCTTCACCGCTTCCCGGTACTTCAGCGAGCCGACGTTCGACATCGCCGGCACGCCCATCGAGCGGGTGAACACGGTGCACGACGTCTCGGCCAAAGGGGACCTCGAGTACGTCCCGAACGAACGCCATGCGCTGGAGGGAGGCTTCTGGACCGGGCTGCTCACCTTCCGCCTCCGGAACGCGTTCGACGGCGAGGTGACCCTCAACGAGCGCACGCGCACGCTCTACGGAGCCTTTTACCTGCAGGAGACCTACCGTCCCTCGCCCGCGTGGACGTTGCAGGGGGGGCTGCGGGCCAGCTACTTCGGCGAAGGGGCGTATCTCCGGCTGGAGCCGCGCTTCTCCATAGAGCACCGCCCGGTCGAGACCGTGCGCCTGCAGGCCGGCTACGGGCGCTACTACCAGTTCCTCACCCTCATCACGAGCCAGCTCTTCACCGGCTTCGACACCTGGCTGACGACGGGCGAGGGCGTGCCGCCCGCCTGGGGAGACCAGTTCGTCGCCGGGGTGAAGACGCGCCTCTCCGGCGGGGTCAACCTCGACGTCGAACTCTACTACCGCAACATGGAGGCCCTCTTCGAACTGGATCCGTTCCTGCCCGACCCCTCCGGCCTCGACTATGCCGACCTGTTTCAATTCGGCGACGGCTTTGCCTATGGCGCCGAGCTCTTTCTGGAGAAGCCGGAAGGACGCCTCAACGGATTCCTCGGCTACACCTACGGCGTCACGCGCCGGCGCTTCCCCAACCTGAACGGGGCCTCGTTCTTCCCGCCGAAGTACGACCGCACGCACGAGCTCAACGTGGTGCTGAACTTCGACCTGACGCGCTCGTGGCGCCTGACGGGGGTCTTCAACTACGCCACGGGCCAGGCCTATACCGAGCCCGGGGCCTGGTATCAACTCAACTCCAACGTCTTCGGCTCGCAGGTGCGGAACGTGTTCGTGAGCGAGTTCAACCAGGCCCGCCTGCCGGCCTACCACCGGCTCGACGTCGGAGCCAGCAAGCGCGGGCGCTTCTTCGGCTTTGCGGACTACGAATTGCAACTCCAGCTCCTCAACGCCTACAACCGCCGGAACGTCTGGTTCTATTTTTTCGAGGTGGAGGACGACACCATCGAGCGGGAAGAGGTGCCCCAGATTCCGGTGCCGTTGCCCAACCTCTCGTTCACGTTGCGGTTTTGA
- a CDS encoding DUF4249 family protein — protein sequence MTRKASTMLMAGLLPVLLGACDTMEAPVYRPEVVVESYQVAGQALQPVLVSRTAPLNTPYDFAAQAVAGATVNVHLLDEAGNVEHTFPYRDLPGEAGVYVPEETHFVRPLRRYRLEVVVPETGDRVTAETLVPGDFEVAAAGRDTVVYQGTERFEVAVTPSRYPGRQSYYVLSVEALDPRVEQLTPLYRDFVDPDNLDPDELEKELRDVTVVESPIINESSFDVNPDGTVMIRLPWLAVAFYGPNRIRASALDDNLYDFLRSQGVQQGGSTLAPGEIPNVIEHVEGGRGIFGSFARVTFDLFIARPGS from the coding sequence ATGACGCGGAAAGCAAGCACGATGCTGATGGCCGGCCTGTTGCCGGTACTGCTCGGGGCGTGTGATACGATGGAGGCACCGGTGTACCGGCCCGAAGTGGTCGTCGAGTCATACCAGGTGGCGGGGCAGGCCCTGCAACCCGTGCTGGTGAGCCGGACGGCCCCCCTCAACACGCCGTACGACTTCGCCGCGCAGGCCGTGGCCGGGGCGACGGTGAACGTGCACCTGCTGGATGAGGCCGGAAACGTGGAACACACGTTCCCCTACCGCGACCTTCCGGGCGAGGCGGGCGTTTACGTGCCCGAGGAGACGCACTTCGTCCGGCCGCTGCGGCGGTACCGGCTGGAGGTCGTCGTCCCGGAGACGGGCGACCGGGTGACGGCCGAGACGCTGGTGCCGGGCGACTTCGAGGTGGCCGCCGCGGGCCGGGACACGGTGGTCTATCAGGGCACCGAGCGGTTCGAGGTGGCCGTGACGCCGAGTCGTTATCCGGGGCGGCAGAGCTACTACGTCCTCTCCGTCGAGGCCCTCGATCCCCGCGTCGAACAACTCACTCCGCTCTACCGGGACTTCGTCGATCCGGACAACCTGGACCCGGATGAGCTGGAAAAGGAACTCCGGGACGTTACCGTCGTCGAGTCGCCGATCATTAACGAGAGCAGCTTCGACGTCAATCCGGACGGGACCGTGATGATACGCCTGCCCTGGCTGGCGGTGGCCTTCTACGGCCCGAACCGCATCCGGGCCAGCGCCCTCGACGACAACCTGTACGACTTTCTCCGCTCGCAGGGTGTGCAGCAGGGGGGCTCGACGCTCGCCCCGGGGGAGATCCCGAACGTGATCGAACACGTGGAGGGGGGGCGTGGCATCTTCGGCAGCTTTGCCCGCGTCACGTTCGACCTGTTCATTGCCCGCCCCGGCTCGTAG
- the fahA gene encoding fumarylacetoacetase, whose protein sequence is MFDATTDPALRSFIDVAPDAPFPIQNLPYGIFKPRPRAVPRAGVAIGDYVLDLSVLEEKGLFDHPAIRAQRPFSSGSLNAFMALGPAVWEAARRRISHLLQAGTATLRDDAALCEQALFPLREVELLLPAEIGDYTDFYASREHATNVGTLFRGRENALMPNWHHLPVAYHGRASSIVVSGVEVRRPCGQSKPDDGPPRFGPTRQLDFELEVGFFVGPGNRLGEPIPIRQAADHLFGFVLVNDWSARDLQKWEYVPLGPFLGKNFATTISPWVVPAAALEPFRCAGPPQDPLPLPYLRSDEDRAYDIHLEVALQTATMASPYTVCRTNFRYLYWNVCQQLAHHTVNGCNLRPGDLLASGTISGPAEDSYGSLLELTRGGTRPIHLPGGETRTFLADGDRVILTGWAQGDGYRIGFGEAAARIGPAPCTT, encoded by the coding sequence ATGTTCGACGCCACCACCGATCCCGCGCTGCGCTCCTTCATCGACGTTGCGCCGGACGCGCCTTTTCCCATTCAGAACCTGCCTTACGGCATCTTCAAACCCCGCCCCCGGGCGGTGCCCCGTGCCGGTGTGGCCATCGGCGACTACGTGCTCGACCTGTCGGTCCTCGAAGAAAAAGGGCTCTTCGACCATCCGGCGATCCGTGCGCAGCGGCCGTTCTCGAGCGGTTCGCTGAACGCGTTTATGGCCCTGGGGCCGGCCGTGTGGGAGGCCGCCCGCCGCCGCATCAGCCACCTCCTCCAGGCCGGCACCGCCACCCTCCGCGACGATGCCGCCCTGTGCGAGCAGGCCCTCTTTCCGCTCCGCGAGGTCGAACTTCTCCTGCCCGCCGAGATCGGAGACTACACGGACTTCTACGCCTCCCGGGAGCACGCCACCAACGTCGGCACGCTGTTTCGTGGCAGGGAGAACGCCCTGATGCCGAACTGGCACCACCTGCCGGTCGCCTACCACGGGCGGGCCAGTTCCATCGTCGTCAGCGGGGTGGAGGTGCGCCGCCCTTGCGGGCAAAGCAAGCCCGACGACGGCCCGCCCCGCTTCGGCCCCACCCGGCAACTCGACTTCGAACTCGAAGTCGGGTTCTTCGTCGGACCCGGCAACCGGCTCGGCGAACCCATCCCCATCCGGCAGGCCGCCGACCATCTCTTTGGCTTCGTCCTCGTCAACGACTGGAGCGCCCGCGACCTGCAGAAGTGGGAATACGTACCGCTGGGACCGTTCCTCGGCAAAAACTTCGCCACGACGATCTCGCCCTGGGTGGTACCCGCCGCCGCCCTGGAGCCGTTCCGCTGCGCCGGGCCGCCGCAGGATCCCCTCCCCCTGCCCTACCTCCGCTCGGACGAAGACCGGGCCTACGACATCCACCTCGAAGTGGCCCTGCAGACCGCAACCATGGCGTCTCCCTACACGGTCTGCCGCACCAACTTCCGCTACCTGTACTGGAACGTCTGCCAGCAACTGGCTCACCACACCGTGAACGGGTGCAACCTCCGCCCCGGCGACCTGCTGGCCTCGGGTACCATCAGCGGCCCGGCGGAAGACAGCTACGGCAGCCTGCTGGAACTGACCCGGGGCGGAACCCGCCCGATCCACCTGCCCGGCGGCGAAACACGCACCTTCCTGGCCGACGGCGACCGTGTCATCCTGACCGGATGGGCCCAGGGCGACGGCTACCGGATCGGCTTCGGCGAAGCGGCCGCCCGCATCGGGCCGGCTCCCTGCACCACCTGA
- a CDS encoding tetratricopeptide repeat protein has translation MKRFSVFLALLIGGWLLMGANGCSSDPNVEGAKLDLRNKDYDRALENLAIALEKNPQNAEALYLKGQVLQEQAFATPDAEQHAQLMADAVAAYNQALAIDPKLESDIRRNLTIAYVNEFQKGVQAFNRGREDSSAFDDAVLYFKTVSLIAPDSTGPYVNQAFALMNAGRDAEAIAPFEMAIEKGEDEPDTYSFLASLYLSNDRAEDAVRLLEKATQEHPNNVDLQAQLLNAYTLAGQLDRALEKYREAVVADPTNKVYHYNLGSLLLEREQYDEAIEHLKKAVELDPAYANAQYNLGAAYVNKAVDVNERISELDDEIRANPNMPEAERQAKEAEIERLTEERRELFSMAVAPLEQAKQLFEEAGENPMEICRVLFQSYVQTNQTDKAEGVQECAGYGDLN, from the coding sequence ATGAAACGGTTTTCTGTCTTTTTGGCCCTTCTGATCGGCGGGTGGCTGCTCATGGGCGCCAACGGGTGCTCGAGCGATCCCAACGTGGAAGGGGCCAAGCTCGACCTCCGCAACAAGGACTATGACCGGGCCCTGGAGAACCTGGCGATCGCGCTGGAGAAGAACCCGCAGAACGCCGAGGCGCTCTACCTAAAGGGTCAGGTGTTGCAGGAGCAGGCTTTTGCGACGCCGGACGCCGAACAGCACGCGCAGCTGATGGCCGACGCCGTCGCCGCCTATAACCAGGCGCTCGCGATCGATCCGAAGCTGGAGAGCGACATCCGGCGCAACCTCACGATCGCCTACGTGAACGAGTTCCAGAAGGGCGTGCAGGCTTTCAACCGGGGCCGCGAGGACTCGTCGGCCTTCGACGATGCGGTCCTGTACTTCAAGACGGTCTCGCTCATTGCGCCGGACTCGACCGGTCCCTACGTGAACCAGGCCTTCGCCCTGATGAACGCCGGGCGCGATGCCGAGGCGATCGCGCCGTTCGAGATGGCCATCGAGAAAGGCGAAGACGAGCCGGATACCTACTCGTTCCTGGCAAGCCTCTACCTGTCGAACGATCGTGCCGAAGACGCGGTGAGGTTGCTCGAGAAGGCCACGCAGGAGCATCCGAACAATGTGGACCTGCAGGCCCAGTTGCTCAATGCCTATACGCTCGCCGGGCAGCTCGACCGGGCCCTGGAAAAATACCGCGAGGCCGTCGTGGCCGATCCCACTAACAAGGTGTATCATTACAACCTCGGCTCGCTTCTGCTCGAACGGGAGCAGTATGACGAGGCCATCGAGCACCTGAAGAAGGCCGTCGAACTGGATCCCGCCTATGCCAATGCGCAGTACAACCTGGGCGCCGCCTATGTGAACAAGGCCGTCGACGTCAACGAGCGAATCAGCGAACTCGACGACGAGATCCGGGCGAACCCGAACATGCCGGAGGCCGAGCGGCAGGCCAAAGAGGCCGAGATCGAGCGGCTCACCGAAGAGCGCCGAGAACTCTTCAGCATGGCCGTCGCACCGCTCGAACAGGCCAAGCAGCTGTTCGAAGAGGCCGGTGAGAACCCCATGGAGATCTGCCGCGTGCTGTTCCAGTCCTACGTCCAGACGAATCAGACGGACAAGGCCGAAGGGGTGCAGGAGTGTGCCGGCTACGGCGACCTCAACTGA